Genomic DNA from Methylocystis sp. MJC1:
CGCGCCGAACAGCGCGCATCATCCTCCTTACGGCGCCGGATTGCTGTGGAGCTGGTGGATCGCGTCGATCCGCGCCTCGATCTCCGTCGTGATGTCGATGTCCTCCGAATCCAGGTCGGTTTTGAGCTGCGCCATTGTGGTGGCGCCGATGATATTCGAGGTCACGAAGGGGCGCGACGTGACATAAGCCAGGGCAAGCTGCGCCGGGTCGACGCCGATCTCCTTGGCGAGCGCAAGATAGGCGTCGATCGCCGCCTCGACCCCGGGCGTCTCGTAGCGTTGGCCGCGTTCGAAGAGCGTCGTACGGGCGCCCGGCGGTCTTGCCCCGCCCCGATATTTGCCGGTGAGATAGCCCTGCGCCAGAGGCGAATAGGCGAGGAGGCCGACGACCTCGCGCTCGGCAAATTCGGCGAGGCCCATCTCGAAGGTGCGATTGATCAGATTATAGGCATTCTGAATCGAGACGACCCTCGGGCCATGGCCGAGCTCCGCCGCCCGCAGGAACCGCGAGACGCCCCAGGGCGTCTCGTTGGATAGACCGATATGGCGGACCTTGCCGGCCGTCACCAGCTCGTTCAGCGCATCCAGCGTCTCTTCAATCGGGACTTCGGGGCGCTTGGAGGGGCGGCGATAGGTCGTCCCGCCTGCGCCCCAGAGGGGCAGAGAGCGATCGGGCCAGTGTAGCTGGTAGAGATCGACGTAATCGGTCTGCAGGCGCTTCAGCGAGCTCTCGATCGCAAAATGGATATTCTTGCGGTCGAGAACCGTGCCCCCGCCCGCTTCGCGCAGCCAATGCGCCTCCCCGCGCCCGGCGACCTTGGTGGCTATGATCACCTTGTCGCGGTTTTTGCGCGAGGCGAGCCAAGAGCCGATGATGCGCTCGGTCGAGCCTTGCGTCTCCGGACGCGGGGGGATCGAGTAGATTTCCGCCGTGTCGATGAAGTTGACGCCGCGCGATAAGGCATAGTCGAGCTGCGCGTGACCCTCAGCCTCGGTGTTCTGCTGGCCCCAGGTCATGGAGCCCAGACAGATGGCTGAGACGGAGAGATCGGTCGCCCCAAGTTTCCTGTATTCCATGTCGGCGCGCCTAACGGAGAAATTCGCTCGATTGCAGATTCATGCGCATTTCGAAGCTTTGGAATTGCGTGAAGATCGGAAGAAGCCAGGCCTTCAGAGCCGCACGCACGACGATGGATATATGGGATGGCGGCGCGCACAAAAAGGTCGACAGCGAGACATCGACGTCGTCCA
This window encodes:
- a CDS encoding NADP(H)-dependent aldo-keto reductase, producing MEYRKLGATDLSVSAICLGSMTWGQQNTEAEGHAQLDYALSRGVNFIDTAEIYSIPPRPETQGSTERIIGSWLASRKNRDKVIIATKVAGRGEAHWLREAGGGTVLDRKNIHFAIESSLKRLQTDYVDLYQLHWPDRSLPLWGAGGTTYRRPSKRPEVPIEETLDALNELVTAGKVRHIGLSNETPWGVSRFLRAAELGHGPRVVSIQNAYNLINRTFEMGLAEFAEREVVGLLAYSPLAQGYLTGKYRGGARPPGARTTLFERGQRYETPGVEAAIDAYLALAKEIGVDPAQLALAYVTSRPFVTSNIIGATTMAQLKTDLDSEDIDITTEIEARIDAIHQLHSNPAP